A part of Saccopteryx bilineata isolate mSacBil1 chromosome 8, mSacBil1_pri_phased_curated, whole genome shotgun sequence genomic DNA contains:
- the ZIC1 gene encoding zinc finger protein ZIC 1 — translation MLLDAGPQYPAIGVTTFGASRHHSAGDVSERDVGLGINPFADGMGAFKLNPSSHELASAGQTAFTSQAPGYAAAAALGHHHHPGHVGSYSSAAFNSTRDFLFRNRGFGDAAAAASAQHSLFAASAGGFGGPHGHTDAAGHLLFPGLHEQAAGHASPNVVNGQMRLGFSGDMYPRPEQYGQVTSPRSEHYAAPQLHGYGPMNVNMAAHHGAGAFFRYMRQPIKQELICKWIEPEQLANPKKSCNKTFSTMHELVTHVTVEHVGGPEQSNHICFWEECPREGKPFKAKYKLVNHIRVHTGEKPFPCPFPGCGKVFARSENLKIHKRTHTGEKPFKCEFEGCDRRFANSSDRKKHMHVHTSDKPYLCKMCDKSYTHPSSLRKHMKVHESSSQGSQPSPAASSGYESSTPPTIVSPSTENPATSSLSPSSSAVHHTAGHSALSSNFNEWYV, via the exons ATGCTCCTGGACGCCGGCCCCCAGTACCCCGCGATCGGCGTGACCACCTTTGGCGCGTCCCGCCACCACTCCGCGGGCGACGTGTCCGAGCGCGACGTGGGCCTGGGCATCAACCCGTTCGCCGACGGCATGGGAGCCTTCAAGCTCAACCCCAGCTCGCACGAGCTGGCCTCCGCCGGCCAGACGGCCTTCACGTCGCAGGCGCCTGGCTACGCGGCCGCCGCGGCCCTGGGCCATCACCACCACCCGGGCCACGTCGGCTCCTATTCAAGCGCAGCCTTTAACTCCACGCGGGACTTTCTGTTCCGCAACCGGGGCTTTGGCgacgcggcggcggcggccagcGCCCAGCACAGCCTGTTCGCCGCTTCGGCCGGGGGCTTTGGGGGCCCGCACGGCCACACGGACGCCGCCGGCCACCTTCTTTTCCCGGGCCTTCACGAGCAGGCGGCGGGCCACGCGTCGCCCAACGTGGTCAACGGGCAGATGAGGCTCGGCTTCTCGGGGGACATGTACCCGCGGCCCGAGCAGTACGGCCAGGTGACCAGCCCGCGTTCGGAGCACTACGCCGCGCCGCAGCTGCACGGCTACGGGCCCATGAACGTGAACATGGCCGCGCACCACGGCGCCGGCGCCTTCTTCCGCTACATGCGCCAGCCCATCAAACAGGAGCTCATCTGCAAGTGGATCGAGCCGGAGCAGCTGGCCAACCCCAAAAAGTCGTGCAACAAAACTTTCAGCACCATGCACGAGCTGGTCACGCACGTCACCGTGGAGCACGTCGGCGGCCCCGAGCAGAGCAACCACATCTGCTTCTGGGAGGAGTGTCCGCGCGAGGGCAAGCCCTTCAAAGCCAAATACAAACTGGTCAACCACATCCGCGTGCACACGGGCGAGAAGCCGTTCCCCTGCCCGTTCCCGGGCTGCGGCAAGGTCTTCGCGCGCTCCGAGAACTTAAAGATCCACAAAAGGACGCACACAG GGGAGAAGCCCTTCAAGTGCGAGTTCGAGGGCTGCGACCGACGCTTTGCCAACAGCAGCGACCGCAAGAAGCACATGCACGTGCACACGAGCGACAAGCCCTATCTCTGCAAGATGTGCGACAAGTCCTACACGCACCCCAGCTCGCTGCGCAAACACATGAAG GTCCACGAATCCTCCTCGCAGGGCTCGCAGCCTTCGCCGGCCGCCAGCTCCGGCTACGAGTCGTCCACGCCGCCCACCATCGTGTCCCCCTCCACCGAGAACCCGGCCACCAGCTCCCTGTCGCCCTCGTCCTCCGCGGTCCACCACACGGCCGGCCACAGCGCGCTCTCTTCCAATTTCAATGAATGGTACGTTTAA